One genomic segment of Candidatus Berkiella aquae includes these proteins:
- a CDS encoding cation:proton antiporter, translating into MDITTLISQLNPLAICGILLILGLIGGQITRLIRFIPKITGYIAVGFIVGPGLLNIVNQSVLHDIKILIDISLGLILFNLGRQLDFTWLKHDLSLLYMSITESLLTFVTVFIAFIWMNFSILAASFAASIAITTSPAVIMLIANDLSSEGPVTRRTLMLTSLNNFWGLILFTLLIPFANPKIHGALPILADYAYKFFGALIFVLAIFSVCVFIGKLITKTKLNQIVLFVGMILITISLAKSIDLSVKLSLFLFGVMVRNLDFKHIFIEVDFEWGIHLAFILLFVITGMQINLHGIVNYTFAVFAFISLRLLAKSAGIWLLAKKSRLTSKQTFSIGLALTPMAGVTIGMLSTLTDFNPEFGSQLTTIIASAVAVLHILGPIATQYAFIRSNETLINRM; encoded by the coding sequence ATGGATATCACAACCCTTATCTCTCAATTAAATCCCTTAGCCATTTGCGGCATTCTTTTAATCCTGGGACTTATTGGTGGCCAGATCACACGATTAATTCGCTTTATACCTAAGATCACAGGATATATTGCCGTAGGATTTATTGTCGGCCCTGGATTATTAAACATCGTGAACCAATCTGTTTTGCATGACATTAAAATTCTTATCGATATTTCACTTGGATTAATTCTTTTTAACTTAGGGCGCCAATTAGATTTTACTTGGCTAAAACATGATTTAAGCCTGCTTTATATGTCTATCACCGAATCACTCTTAACCTTTGTTACTGTATTTATTGCATTTATTTGGATGAATTTTTCAATATTAGCTGCCTCTTTTGCGGCATCCATTGCTATCACAACTTCCCCCGCTGTTATCATGCTAATAGCAAACGATCTTTCTTCAGAAGGCCCTGTAACCAGAAGAACATTAATGCTAACGAGTTTAAATAATTTTTGGGGGCTTATTTTATTCACTTTGTTGATTCCTTTTGCCAATCCTAAAATACATGGCGCGCTCCCCATTTTAGCTGATTATGCTTATAAATTTTTTGGTGCATTAATCTTTGTGCTCGCGATTTTTAGTGTTTGCGTATTCATTGGCAAGCTTATTACCAAAACCAAACTCAATCAAATTGTGCTCTTTGTTGGTATGATTTTAATTACTATCAGTCTTGCTAAATCTATTGATCTCTCAGTTAAACTATCACTTTTTCTTTTTGGTGTTATGGTACGAAATCTAGATTTTAAACACATTTTTATTGAAGTTGACTTTGAATGGGGTATCCATTTAGCTTTTATCCTTTTATTTGTTATCACTGGTATGCAAATCAATCTTCATGGCATTGTTAATTATACCTTTGCCGTCTTCGCATTTATTAGCTTACGTTTATTAGCGAAAAGTGCCGGCATTTGGTTATTGGCCAAAAAGAGTCGATTAACTTCAAAGCAAACGTTTTCGATTGGTCTTGCATTAACCCCGATGGCGGGGGTTACCATTGGCATGCTAAGCACGCTTACCGATTTTAATCCAGAATTTGGCAGCCAATTAACCACTATTATTGCTTCTGCAGTCGCTGTTTTGCATATTTTGGGTCCTATTGCGACTCAGTATGCTTTTATTCGTTCCAATGAAACATTAATTAATAGAATGTAA
- a CDS encoding amidohydrolase family protein, translating into MSVDLIIYNGNIQGYGTFGKNISAAAIKNKTFIKFGSDQDIMKLADSNTRKIDLKSKTVIPGLNDSHLHLIRGGLNFNMELRWDGVKTLGDALMMLKEQARRTPPPQWVRVVGGWNEFQFKERRMPTLKEINEASNETPVFILHLYDSALLNKAALHAIGYDKNTQELPGTKIERDANGNPTGLLIAHPNAVILYSALAMGPKLSEADQVNSTLHFMRELNRLGVTSVCDAGGGFQRYPEDYQVIEKLNNENKLTVRIAYNLFTQKPKQELEDFQHWTKTTTYQQGNDYYHHNGAGEMLVFSAADFEDFLQPRPDLPESMEKELEPVVSLLAQSRWPFRLHATYDESIARALTVFETIDRQASLKGLNWFFDHAETISDHSIERVNKLGGGIAIQNRMAFQGEYFIDRYGKTKTLHTPPVKKILNAEIPVGLGTDATRVSSYNPWLCLYWITAGKSIGGEKLYDESNILSREEALTLYTKGSAWFSNEENKKGSFVENQLADCAVLSKDYFTVGEEDIKEIVSVLTIVGGEVVHASDEFSELNPPLPAVSPDWSPLALYGTYGQNKTLISHATCQQHHHNHHHRHEIMISPSWGGCYCWAF; encoded by the coding sequence ATGTCAGTCGATCTCATCATTTATAATGGCAATATTCAAGGTTACGGTACTTTTGGAAAAAACATTTCTGCCGCAGCAATTAAGAATAAGACTTTTATTAAGTTTGGCAGTGATCAAGACATCATGAAGCTCGCAGATAGTAACACTCGTAAAATAGATTTAAAAAGCAAAACGGTTATTCCTGGTTTAAATGATTCACATCTACATCTGATTCGTGGAGGACTCAATTTTAATATGGAATTGCGTTGGGATGGGGTAAAAACACTTGGTGATGCGCTAATGATGTTAAAAGAGCAAGCGCGAAGGACTCCACCACCACAATGGGTCAGAGTGGTTGGTGGTTGGAACGAGTTTCAATTTAAAGAAAGACGAATGCCAACGTTAAAAGAAATTAATGAAGCATCCAACGAAACACCGGTGTTTATCCTGCATTTATATGACAGTGCCTTGTTAAACAAGGCTGCGTTACATGCCATTGGTTATGATAAAAATACTCAAGAGCTACCCGGCACTAAAATAGAACGAGATGCAAATGGTAATCCCACAGGTTTACTGATTGCTCACCCTAATGCAGTGATTTTATATTCTGCCTTAGCGATGGGGCCTAAACTCAGTGAAGCAGATCAAGTTAATTCAACTTTACATTTCATGCGAGAATTGAATAGATTAGGGGTAACCAGTGTCTGTGATGCCGGCGGTGGTTTTCAACGCTATCCTGAAGATTATCAAGTGATTGAGAAATTGAATAACGAAAATAAATTAACGGTACGCATTGCTTATAATTTATTTACACAAAAACCAAAACAAGAATTAGAAGATTTTCAACATTGGACGAAAACCACAACTTATCAACAAGGGAATGATTATTATCATCATAATGGAGCAGGGGAAATGTTAGTGTTTTCAGCTGCTGATTTTGAAGATTTTTTACAACCAAGACCTGATTTGCCAGAATCAATGGAAAAGGAGCTTGAACCGGTTGTTAGTTTATTAGCGCAAAGCCGCTGGCCATTTAGGCTGCATGCAACGTATGATGAATCTATCGCCCGTGCATTGACGGTGTTTGAAACGATAGACCGTCAAGCCTCTTTAAAGGGATTAAATTGGTTTTTTGACCATGCTGAAACGATTTCAGATCATTCTATAGAAAGAGTTAATAAACTCGGTGGGGGGATTGCCATTCAAAATCGTATGGCGTTTCAAGGGGAATACTTTATCGACCGTTACGGTAAAACGAAGACGCTACACACGCCACCGGTTAAAAAAATCTTAAACGCAGAGATCCCCGTTGGCTTAGGTACCGATGCGACACGCGTTTCTAGTTATAATCCCTGGTTATGTTTATATTGGATAACGGCTGGTAAGTCTATTGGTGGTGAAAAACTCTATGATGAATCTAATATTTTATCTAGAGAAGAAGCATTGACTCTTTATACCAAAGGAAGTGCTTGGTTTTCTAATGAAGAGAATAAAAAGGGCTCATTTGTCGAAAATCAATTAGCAGATTGTGCCGTACTTTCTAAAGATTATTTCACGGTTGGTGAAGAAGATATAAAAGAGATTGTCTCTGTGTTGACGATAGTCGGTGGAGAAGTCGTTCATGCCTCTGATGAATTTTCTGAGTTGAATCCACCATTGCCAGCGGTCAGCCCTGATTGGTCACCACTGGCGCTTTATGGGACGTATGGTCAGAATAAAACCCTTATTTCTCATGCAACCTGTCAGCAACATCATCATAACCATCATCATCGACATGAGATAATGATATCACCCAGTTGGGGCGGTTGTTATTGCTGGGCATTTTAG
- the dbpA gene encoding ATP-dependent RNA helicase DbpA has translation MSTHSFANLPLSAEMLKNLESIGYQQMTPIQAKSLPYILNKQDVIAKAKTGSGKTAAFALGVLSRLNPSLIQAQAMVICPTRELADQVSKEIRRLARLMPNVRVLTLCGGKPFRMQAESLYNGAQILVGTPGRILDHLKRKTLYLGKLQTLVLDEADRMLDMGFHDDMLEIIKQTPASRQTLLFSATYPDSITQMSQLLQKSPVDVSFETHDESTQILELAYQSADVEKYDALLAVLGHYQEKSAIIFCRTKRQCDDVAILLCEKNYHALSIHSDYEQREREEILLQFANQSCSILVATDVAARGIDIKALPLVINYDLPSDPESYVHRIGRTGRCGQEGVAISLFNEKEKFKLKTIEEYTQKPIKQLEQTMLSQPSIPIMPPPMRTLCINAGKKNKMRPGDILGALTGDGALKGDEVGKIDIFDFHSYVAIKRSAASPLLQRLQGKIKGRAFKLRFLDNP, from the coding sequence ATGAGTACACATTCTTTCGCCAATTTACCGCTTAGTGCCGAGATGCTTAAAAACTTAGAAAGTATTGGCTATCAACAAATGACGCCAATACAGGCTAAAAGCTTACCGTATATCCTTAATAAACAGGATGTTATTGCCAAAGCGAAAACAGGCAGTGGCAAAACGGCGGCTTTTGCCTTAGGGGTACTTAGTCGACTTAATCCTTCACTCATACAGGCTCAGGCAATGGTTATTTGTCCAACTAGAGAGTTGGCCGATCAAGTGAGTAAAGAAATTCGACGATTAGCACGCTTAATGCCCAATGTTCGGGTATTAACCCTTTGTGGTGGCAAACCTTTTCGTATGCAAGCCGAATCGCTCTATAACGGTGCACAGATTCTAGTGGGTACGCCAGGACGTATTCTGGATCATCTTAAAAGAAAAACGTTATACCTGGGCAAATTGCAAACCTTAGTTTTAGATGAAGCAGATCGAATGCTGGATATGGGTTTTCATGACGATATGCTGGAAATTATCAAACAGACTCCAGCCTCTCGGCAAACGCTTTTATTTTCTGCAACGTACCCTGACTCTATTACACAAATGAGTCAGTTATTACAAAAATCACCGGTCGATGTCTCTTTTGAAACGCACGATGAATCGACTCAAATCCTTGAATTGGCTTATCAAAGCGCAGATGTTGAAAAATATGATGCGCTGCTTGCGGTACTTGGGCATTATCAAGAAAAGTCTGCCATCATTTTTTGTCGAACCAAACGCCAATGTGATGATGTTGCCATCTTGCTTTGTGAAAAAAACTATCATGCATTGTCGATACACAGTGATTATGAACAAAGAGAGCGCGAAGAAATTTTGCTACAGTTTGCTAATCAAAGTTGTTCGATTTTAGTGGCGACCGATGTTGCTGCGCGGGGGATTGATATCAAAGCATTGCCTCTGGTAATTAATTATGATTTGCCATCTGATCCTGAAAGTTATGTGCATCGGATAGGGCGCACTGGGCGTTGTGGTCAGGAAGGTGTAGCTATCAGTCTTTTCAATGAAAAAGAAAAATTTAAATTAAAAACCATTGAAGAATATACCCAAAAACCGATTAAACAGCTCGAACAGACCATGTTATCGCAACCGTCGATACCTATCATGCCTCCCCCTATGCGCACACTGTGTATTAATGCCGGTAAGAAGAATAAAATGCGCCCAGGCGATATTCTTGGCGCATTAACTGGCGATGGCGCTTTAAAAGGGGATGAAGTAGGCAAAATCGATATTTTTGATTTTCATTCCTATGTCGCAATTAAACGCAGTGCTGCTTCGCCTTTGTTACAGCGTTTGCAAGGCAAGATAAAAGGACGAGCATTTAAGCTTCGCTTTTTAGATAATCCATAA
- a CDS encoding SDR family oxidoreductase — MTASPSFKNKVVIITGASSGIGAALALCFAKEGAKLALLARRQDRLQALVNDCQALNTQAIAIGCDVTQEQDQSLAIEKIHEQLGPVDIVIANAGFGVIGNFEALNIQDYQRQFETNVYGVLRTIHATLDDLKKTKGQLVLVGSALGHITIPQYTPYSMSKHAITSLAESLYIELAPFDINVTLISPGYINTEFRNINNFGQYEENTREHAAPAALRMNAEQAAHIMLKAIRHKKRECIITLFGKTGVWLNRLFPGLLPRYFRWKFAKKIQKH; from the coding sequence ATGACCGCTAGTCCCTCTTTCAAAAATAAAGTTGTAATCATTACCGGTGCCTCTTCAGGCATTGGTGCAGCTCTTGCTTTGTGTTTTGCCAAAGAAGGCGCCAAACTGGCTTTACTAGCAAGACGCCAAGATAGGCTTCAAGCACTCGTCAATGATTGCCAAGCGCTGAATACTCAGGCTATCGCCATTGGATGTGATGTGACCCAAGAACAAGATCAATCACTTGCCATTGAAAAAATTCATGAGCAACTTGGTCCCGTGGATATTGTCATCGCTAATGCGGGATTTGGGGTCATTGGAAATTTTGAGGCACTCAATATTCAAGATTATCAACGTCAATTTGAAACAAATGTTTACGGCGTGCTACGTACCATCCATGCAACCCTAGATGATCTTAAAAAAACCAAAGGGCAATTGGTGTTAGTGGGGAGCGCGCTTGGCCATATTACTATTCCACAGTATACCCCCTATAGCATGAGCAAGCATGCCATTACATCATTAGCAGAATCGCTTTATATTGAATTAGCGCCTTTTGATATTAATGTGACCCTGATTAGTCCAGGTTACATTAATACCGAATTTCGCAACATTAACAATTTCGGGCAATACGAAGAAAATACCAGAGAGCATGCAGCCCCCGCCGCCCTTCGAATGAATGCAGAACAAGCAGCTCACATTATGCTTAAAGCGATACGCCATAAGAAACGTGAATGCATTATCACGCTATTTGGCAAAACAGGTGTTTGGTTGAATCGATTATTCCCAGGACTATTGCCACGTTATTTTCGTTGGAAATTTGCCAAGAAAATACAGAAGCATTAA
- a CDS encoding putative RNA methyltransferase yields the protein MSVENNVLICPVCASPLKQSEKTYYCANNHSFDKAKQGYVNLLLSNQKKTQQPGDNKEMVKSRIDFLKKDYYSPIVTALNEAIQQKLNELQRPNPNIVDLGCGVGYYLSHLRQALLSSFPDAYYWGTDISKEAIHCANQHDKAISWIVSSNKNLPFATESIDIALSVFSPLYHDEVKRILSPNGLLFAVTPAKNHLMELREYLFDELKEIDEDKLLLKTDGFFEFSESVPIQATMTLESKEEIENLLKMTPFYWRSSAFKKDMLLSLDKLKVSIDVMLWVFKP from the coding sequence ATGTCCGTAGAAAACAACGTCTTAATTTGCCCGGTTTGCGCCTCCCCTTTAAAGCAAAGTGAAAAAACCTATTATTGTGCGAATAATCATTCTTTTGATAAAGCCAAACAAGGCTATGTGAATTTATTGCTGTCTAATCAAAAGAAAACGCAGCAACCCGGTGATAATAAGGAAATGGTGAAAAGTCGAATAGATTTTCTCAAAAAAGATTATTATTCCCCGATTGTCACCGCTTTAAATGAAGCGATACAGCAAAAATTGAATGAATTGCAACGGCCCAATCCCAACATTGTCGATTTAGGTTGTGGAGTTGGCTATTACCTCTCCCATTTAAGACAAGCATTACTTTCGTCATTTCCTGATGCCTACTATTGGGGTACGGATATTTCCAAAGAGGCTATTCATTGTGCAAATCAGCATGACAAAGCCATTTCTTGGATCGTCAGCAGTAATAAAAATCTTCCGTTTGCAACAGAGTCGATTGATATCGCTTTGTCTGTTTTTTCACCACTTTATCATGATGAAGTTAAAAGGATCTTGTCCCCCAATGGGTTACTCTTTGCGGTAACACCTGCTAAAAATCATCTGATGGAATTAAGAGAATATTTATTTGATGAGCTCAAAGAAATTGATGAAGATAAATTGTTGCTCAAAACGGATGGCTTTTTTGAATTCTCAGAATCAGTTCCTATTCAAGCAACCATGACATTGGAATCTAAAGAAGAGATTGAAAATTTATTGAAGATGACACCTTTTTATTGGCGCTCAAGTGCCTTCAAAAAAGACATGCTGTTATCATTAGATAAGCTCAAGGTAAGTATTGATGTGATGTTATGGGTATTTAAACCCTAA
- a CDS encoding acetoacetate decarboxylase — protein sequence MTDILNNEFSMPVPRWMVTYPNGPYRFINREFFIITYETDMDILREIVPSVFEIPKPLVKYEFIRMPDSTGFGDYTETGQVIPVRYRGEEGGFTISMFLDDHSPIAGGREIWGFPKKLAKPSLTVEEDFLLGTLDYGSVRVATATMGYKHHISDASIVLESLKKPIFLLKNIPDVTGQPLINQLTRTYLQDITVKGAWYGPGSLELHPHALAPVAQLPIRKIVNALHFVSDLTLPYGEVVEDFLKNPSS from the coding sequence ATGACTGATATACTTAACAATGAATTTTCCATGCCCGTTCCTCGGTGGATGGTAACCTATCCTAATGGTCCCTATCGTTTTATTAATCGAGAATTCTTTATTATTACTTATGAAACCGATATGGATATCTTACGCGAAATCGTACCTTCGGTTTTTGAAATTCCTAAACCTTTAGTGAAATATGAATTTATTAGAATGCCTGATTCAACCGGGTTTGGTGATTATACCGAAACGGGGCAAGTGATCCCTGTGCGCTACAGAGGTGAAGAAGGCGGTTTTACGATATCGATGTTTTTGGATGATCATTCACCCATTGCAGGTGGCCGCGAAATCTGGGGCTTTCCTAAAAAACTCGCTAAGCCATCATTAACGGTAGAAGAAGATTTTTTACTTGGGACATTAGATTATGGCAGCGTTCGCGTTGCTACCGCCACCATGGGTTATAAACACCATATATCTGATGCCAGCATTGTGCTTGAGAGCTTGAAAAAACCGATTTTTTTATTAAAAAATATTCCTGATGTTACAGGTCAACCCCTCATTAACCAACTCACCAGAACCTATTTACAAGATATTACGGTTAAAGGGGCATGGTATGGGCCGGGTAGCCTTGAATTACACCCTCATGCATTAGCACCTGTCGCTCAGTTACCCATCAGAAAAATTGTTAATGCTTTGCACTTTGTTTCTGATTTAACGTTGCCTTATGGAGAAGTGGTTGAGGATTTCCTCAAAAACCCAAGCTCTTAA